Proteins from one Ricinus communis isolate WT05 ecotype wild-type chromosome 9, ASM1957865v1, whole genome shotgun sequence genomic window:
- the LOC8277584 gene encoding transcription termination factor MTERF9, chloroplastic, whose amino-acid sequence MAVSCMYPFNNPTLPSQPHLFLHSVSSESKMREFYYIEDRRRRRSRVSSKLVVLSTHSNAKILKSNRKSRFGQTLSPYASDDDEEEEEDDDDDNDSDKSWFSDDEFAEPVDFKVNGKRFKLQKKISERQGGRRQLDAKIGRNTQEKRIIGNFYHTKNKTKQPDSMHVDRKERLMSKEPTENRYEKLSEEIDLDNRWLPLLDYLCTFGLKESDFIQMYERHMPSLQINVSSAQERLEYLLSVGVKHRDIRRILLRQPQILEYTVDNNLKSHVAFLSSLGIPNSRIGQIIAVTPSLFSYSVQNSLKPTVRYLVEELGINEKNIGKVVQLSPQILVQRIDISWNTRYIFLSKELGASKESVVKMVTKHPQLLHYSIDDGFVPRINFLRSIGMRNSDILKVLTSLTQVLSLSLEDNLKPKYKYLINELRNEVQSLTKYPMYLSLSLDQRIRPRHKFLVALKKAPKGPFPLSSFVPTDECFCQQWAGTSVEKYLAFRQQLLLNKFAKKYERLG is encoded by the exons ATGGCAGTTTCTTGTATGTATCCATTTAATAATCCAACTCTACCTTCTCAGCCTCACTTGTTCCTACACTCTGTCTCCAGTGAAAGCAAAATGAgagaattttattatatcgaagataggagaagaagaagaagcagagTGAGTAGTAAGTTAGTGGTTTTATCCACGCATTCTAACGCTAAGATTCTCAAGTCCAATCGAAAGTCTCGCTTTGGTCAAACCTTGAGTCCCTATGCCAgcgatgatgatgaagaagaggaagaagatgaCGATGATGATAATGACTCAGATAAAAGTTGGTTCTCGGAT GATGAATTCGCAGAACCTGTAGACTTCAAAGTAAATGGAAAAAGATTCAagttacaaaagaaaatcagtGAAAGACAAG GTGGCCGGAGACAGTTGGATGCAAAAATTGGTAGGAACACTCAGgagaaaagaattattggaaACTTTTATCAtaccaaaaacaaaacaaagcaGCCTGACTCCATGCATGTGGACCGCAAAGAAAGG CTGATGTCCAAAGAACCTACTGAGAACAGATATGAGAAGCTCTCTGAAGAAATAGATTTAGATAATAGATGGCTCCCACTTTTGGATTACTTATGTACCTTTGGGCTAAAGGAATCAGACTTTATTCAAATGTATGAGAGGCACATGCCATCCCTCCAAATAAATGTATCGTCTGCACAAGAGAGGTTGGAATACCTGCTTAGTGTTGGTGTCAAACATAGAGATATCAGAAGAATACTTTTAAGGCAGCCGCAAATTCTTGAATATACAGTGGATAACAATTTGAAGTCTCACGTTGCTTTTTTAAGTAGTTTAGGTATTCCAAATTCCAGAATAGGGCAGATAATTGCTGTTACTCCATCACTCTTTTCTTATAGTGTTCAGAATTCATTGAAGCCCACGGTTAGATATTTAGTTGAGGAGCTTGGaattaatgagaaaaatatagGTAAAGTGGTGCAGCTGAGCCCTCAAATCCTGGTTCAGCGGATTGACATATCATGGAACACTCGCtacatttttctttccaaGGAGTTGGGAGCATCTAAAGAGAGTGTTGTAAAGATGGTAACAAAACATCCTCAGCTCCTCCATTATAGCATAGATGATGGATTTGTGCCTAGGATCAATTTTCTGAGGAGTATTGGAATGCGTAATTCTGACATCTTGAAAGTCTTGACTAGCCTTACACAG GTATTATCTCTGTCACTGGAGGATAATCTAAAGCCGAAGTACAAGTATTTGATCAATGAACTTCGTAACGAGGTGCAGTCCCTAACCAAATATCCTATGTACTTGAGCTTGTCTTTGGACCAGAGAATTCGCCCTCGCCATAAGTTCTTGGTTGCCTTGAAGAAAGCTCCCAAGGGACCATTTCCCCTTAGTTCATTTGTTCCAACAGATGAATGCTTTTGTCAGCAATGGGCTGGAACTAgtgtagaaaaatatttggCATTTCGACAGCAGTTACTACTTAACAAGTTTGCAAAGAAATATGAAAGATTAGGATAA